The uncultured Desulfobulbus sp. genome window below encodes:
- a CDS encoding MltA domain-containing protein, protein MNPCPNCSLRGRLAPVSAGMGRLFFFSFFLCSVLTFWAWTLQAQTKQPVCDDLDRQSLIKVLEQSLSYLETRPLTTSYRFGQLNIPVSRLVASARHLSNLAQRFENPAVFQARLQQDFLWLSLAESSEKLPLITGYYQPVFRGSLQPHPPYTHPLYRLPEDLVVVHTSPKKIQVGRLVAGNLLPYWTRQEIETRQLLKGQELVWLGDSFDVFTLHVQGSGIIMLEDGSLRGVHYAGRNGHPYTSIGRYLVTSGRMELAQVNMGSIRDYLNIHPGERQQILYRNASYIFFDWTDPGPAVGSLNRGLTPGRSVAADQRVYPPGSILWLQAARPVVEKDLTRWLPMNRLVTVQDSGSAIQGAQRLDLFWGTGEQAGLEAGLMRAQGKVQLLLLKDLPQN, encoded by the coding sequence GTGAACCCTTGCCCTAACTGTAGCCTGCGAGGTCGCCTGGCCCCCGTTTCGGCGGGGATGGGGCGATTGTTTTTCTTCAGTTTTTTCCTCTGCTCCGTACTCACCTTCTGGGCCTGGACACTTCAGGCCCAGACGAAACAGCCCGTGTGCGATGACCTGGATCGGCAGAGTCTGATCAAAGTGCTTGAGCAGAGCCTCAGCTATCTGGAAACACGACCGCTAACGACCAGCTACCGGTTCGGTCAACTGAACATCCCCGTCTCCCGCCTTGTCGCCTCAGCTCGACATCTGAGTAATCTTGCCCAACGCTTCGAGAATCCAGCGGTTTTTCAAGCTCGACTGCAGCAGGATTTTCTCTGGCTTTCGCTTGCTGAGTCGTCTGAAAAACTACCGTTGATCACGGGTTATTACCAACCTGTTTTTCGTGGCAGTCTCCAGCCGCATCCTCCCTATACCCACCCCCTGTATCGGCTTCCGGAAGATCTGGTCGTTGTGCATACTTCCCCCAAAAAAATACAGGTCGGTCGACTTGTTGCAGGGAATTTGCTTCCCTACTGGACCAGGCAGGAAATTGAAACCCGCCAACTGCTCAAAGGCCAAGAGCTGGTCTGGTTAGGGGATTCTTTTGATGTTTTTACCCTGCATGTTCAAGGATCTGGGATCATCATGCTTGAAGATGGTTCTTTGCGTGGAGTGCATTATGCCGGGCGAAACGGACATCCCTATACAAGTATCGGCAGGTATCTAGTTACAAGCGGGCGTATGGAGCTTGCACAGGTGAATATGGGAAGTATACGGGACTATCTGAACATTCATCCCGGCGAACGTCAGCAGATCTTATACCGGAATGCATCTTATATTTTTTTTGACTGGACAGATCCCGGTCCAGCAGTGGGCAGTCTCAACAGGGGGTTGACTCCTGGACGTTCTGTGGCAGCAGATCAACGGGTTTATCCTCCGGGATCGATTCTCTGGCTGCAGGCAGCACGCCCGGTTGTCGAAAAAGATCTGACCAGGTGGCTGCCTATGAACCGTTTGGTGACCGTCCAGGACAGCGGTTCGGCCATACAGGGTGCTCAGCGTCTGGACCTTTTCTGGGGAACAGGTGAGCAGGCGGGGCTCGAAGCAGGGCTCATGCGGGCTCAGGGAAAGGTTCAGCTGCTTCTGCTTAAAGATTTGCCCCAAAATTGA
- a CDS encoding acetyltransferase, which translates to MTPSTVSSTASHFDVFNGDADGICALHQLRLYAPCADAELVTGIKRDIQLLSRLRDVRESRITVLDISLDRNRDALVQLLEQDNTVFYADHHYSGNIPLFTSLETHIDPSPLTCTSIIIDALLGGKYRAWAIVGAFGDNLDDVASELAQRLGYSGEQVASLQEMGRLLNYNGYGMAESDLLIHPAALFQEVHRFAEPFDMERDSSILARLRQGYREDMNQATALSPTQSSTAGRVFILPETTWAKRVVGVFSNQLAREEPRLAHATLIERSTGSYLVSVRAPLAIREGADVLCRGFVTGGGRAAAAGINELPAEELGTFLAAFNDQFSEPLP; encoded by the coding sequence ATGACCCCTTCAACAGTTTCCTCCACAGCTTCCCATTTTGATGTGTTCAACGGGGATGCAGATGGTATTTGTGCTCTGCATCAGTTGCGCCTCTATGCACCTTGTGCTGATGCTGAGCTTGTCACGGGCATTAAACGCGATATTCAGTTGCTTTCCCGGCTGCGGGATGTACGTGAGAGTCGCATTACTGTGCTCGATATTTCCCTGGATCGAAACCGGGACGCCCTGGTTCAGCTCCTAGAACAGGACAATACGGTGTTTTATGCCGATCATCACTACAGTGGAAATATTCCCCTTTTTACCTCGCTGGAAACCCACATCGATCCCTCACCGCTGACCTGCACCTCCATTATCATTGACGCTCTTCTCGGTGGGAAGTATCGGGCCTGGGCTATTGTCGGTGCCTTTGGTGATAACCTTGATGATGTGGCCTCAGAACTTGCCCAGAGGCTTGGGTATTCTGGTGAACAGGTTGCTTCCCTCCAGGAAATGGGGCGCTTGCTCAACTACAACGGGTACGGTATGGCAGAGTCGGATCTGCTCATCCATCCGGCAGCTCTTTTTCAAGAGGTGCACCGTTTTGCTGAGCCCTTTGATATGGAGCGGGACTCTTCGATTCTTGCCCGTTTACGTCAGGGCTATAGGGAAGATATGAACCAAGCCACGGCGCTGAGCCCTACGCAGAGTTCAACGGCTGGCCGCGTTTTTATTTTGCCGGAGACCACCTGGGCTAAACGGGTCGTGGGTGTTTTTTCCAATCAGCTGGCCCGGGAAGAACCGCGGTTGGCCCACGCTACCCTGATTGAACGTTCAACAGGAAGCTATCTGGTGAGCGTGCGTGCCCCCTTGGCAATCCGAGAGGGTGCTGATGTGCTTTGCCGTGGCTTTGTCACCGGTGGTGGCAGGGCTGCTGCCGCCGGAATCAATGAACTTCCCGCCGAGGAATTGGGAACTTTTCTTGCGGCCTTTAACGATCAGTTCAGTGAACCCTTGCCCTAA
- the lptD gene encoding LPS assembly protein LptD, with translation MTHPALSRALPIVCIVGILFAQFPSMAMANVLIDAKQWNLTADKMIREDNPPLLVAEGNVLLEKKEPAESQANMSHNETLQTPQLKTVTTVKADRVAYDFVKGSLEATGNLEIRVGADVLSADAGVIDLNTATGRFTHATIIRHEKDIHFEGQLIEKTGERTYHIEDGWVVTCKLQPGEVPPWSFAAADTEITDGGYALLKHSTFRIKDVPIFYTPVMLLPTKHKRQSGLLFPSMSMSDTGGFSLETPLYINLSPSSDLTLYPRYFAERGFMFGGEYRYVLSDESTGMFVGHYLDDDLSDPSEVDYYANSDFTHTNPDRYWFRGKVDQNFGPWVARLDLDIVSDLDYLSEFTSGSTGFYTNQHRFFDVFGRGFIDKSNRYRENTLAALRNWDNGTALLAELSAINDVSETVYTANNPSLAWKLPSLTYSGLLPVWNENGPDFSWSANYTSFWRDQGVEGQRLDLMPTLTTGLPLSPYLESYISGSIRNTSYLIEDNGSSQWQDTDSKNRFLYIVNGEVGTTLARDFSVDFGEVSGLTHTVRPYLAYNYTEIPRAKIMPQFDWVDDLEEENTLYLGINNFFSISGIHNGQSFDRQYAYFKLKQGYDLRSTENDSPLTPIEMEAAWYPARQMRVKYTAKFDVYGDGAYYHSIDSDYTSSRGDTLSLDYRYNQLTDVNSIKGSVWYFLPYNFAAGYSLERNIEDHDTIEETIRLRYIQPCWSVELSSHSESGDQSFMLTFRLANIGNPFGFDFTGQ, from the coding sequence GTGACGCATCCCGCTCTCTCCCGGGCCCTGCCCATAGTATGTATCGTTGGGATACTGTTTGCACAGTTTCCCTCCATGGCAATGGCCAATGTGCTGATTGATGCCAAACAGTGGAATCTCACTGCAGATAAGATGATCCGTGAAGACAATCCCCCGCTTCTGGTGGCGGAAGGGAATGTGCTCCTGGAGAAAAAAGAGCCCGCCGAATCGCAGGCAAATATGTCCCACAATGAGACTCTGCAAACGCCTCAGCTGAAGACTGTCACGACGGTCAAGGCGGATCGAGTTGCTTATGACTTTGTCAAGGGCAGCTTAGAGGCGACCGGTAACCTGGAAATACGAGTTGGGGCTGATGTCCTCAGTGCCGATGCCGGAGTAATCGATCTCAACACGGCCACCGGTCGCTTTACCCACGCCACGATTATTCGGCATGAAAAAGATATTCATTTCGAGGGGCAACTTATCGAAAAGACCGGTGAGCGCACCTACCACATCGAAGATGGTTGGGTGGTGACCTGTAAACTGCAACCGGGCGAAGTCCCGCCTTGGAGCTTTGCCGCTGCTGATACCGAGATCACCGACGGAGGCTACGCCCTCTTGAAACATTCCACCTTTCGAATTAAGGACGTTCCGATTTTTTACACTCCGGTAATGCTGTTGCCGACAAAGCACAAGCGGCAAAGCGGTCTGCTTTTTCCGTCCATGTCCATGTCTGATACGGGGGGCTTCAGCCTGGAAACGCCTTTGTATATTAATCTTTCTCCCAGCAGTGACCTCACCCTCTATCCTCGCTACTTTGCGGAACGCGGTTTTATGTTTGGTGGTGAATATCGTTATGTTCTCAGTGACGAGAGCACGGGGATGTTTGTAGGTCACTATCTTGATGATGATCTCTCCGATCCCTCGGAAGTCGACTATTACGCCAACAGTGATTTTACCCACACCAACCCCGACCGTTACTGGTTTCGGGGGAAGGTCGATCAAAATTTTGGTCCCTGGGTGGCGAGGCTTGATCTCGATATTGTTTCTGACCTAGATTATTTAAGTGAGTTTACCAGTGGGTCAACAGGTTTCTATACCAATCAGCACCGTTTTTTCGATGTTTTTGGGCGTGGTTTTATAGACAAAAGCAACCGATACCGTGAAAATACCCTGGCCGCCCTGCGCAACTGGGATAATGGTACAGCACTGCTTGCTGAACTCTCAGCCATTAACGATGTCAGCGAGACGGTCTACACCGCTAATAATCCCTCCCTTGCCTGGAAGCTCCCCTCGCTCACCTATAGCGGTCTTTTGCCTGTCTGGAATGAGAACGGTCCAGATTTTTCCTGGTCAGCCAATTACACCTCCTTCTGGAGGGATCAAGGCGTAGAAGGGCAGCGTCTTGATCTGATGCCCACTCTTACCACAGGCCTCCCTCTCTCCCCCTATCTAGAGAGTTATATCAGTGGCAGCATTCGCAACACCAGCTATTTGATTGAAGATAACGGTTCTAGTCAGTGGCAAGATACGGATTCAAAAAATCGATTTCTTTATATTGTGAATGGTGAAGTGGGTACCACTTTGGCTCGTGATTTTTCAGTGGATTTTGGTGAGGTGAGTGGGCTGACCCACACTGTACGCCCTTATCTGGCCTACAATTATACCGAAATACCCCGGGCGAAGATCATGCCCCAGTTTGACTGGGTCGATGATCTGGAAGAGGAAAATACCCTCTATCTAGGGATAAATAATTTCTTTTCAATCAGCGGGATCCATAATGGACAAAGCTTTGATCGTCAGTATGCCTATTTTAAACTTAAACAGGGCTACGATCTGCGCTCTACTGAAAACGATTCCCCTCTGACTCCCATCGAGATGGAAGCCGCCTGGTATCCCGCCAGGCAGATGCGGGTTAAATACACCGCCAAATTTGATGTCTACGGCGATGGCGCCTATTATCACTCAATCGACTCCGATTATACCAGCAGTCGGGGGGATACGCTCTCCCTGGATTATCGCTACAATCAGCTCACCGATGTCAATTCAATAAAGGGGAGTGTCTGGTATTTTTTGCCGTATAATTTTGCGGCGGGGTACTCGCTGGAGCGGAATATTGAAGATCATGACACTATTGAGGAGACCATCCGCTTGCGCTATATCCAACCCTGCTGGTCAGTTGAACTTTCTTCCCACAGTGAGTCTGGTGACCAGTCCTTTATGCTCACCTTTCGTCTCGCGAATATCGGCAATCCTTTTGGCTTTGATTTCACCGGTCAATGA
- a CDS encoding radical SAM protein, whose protein sequence is MNCIFGPVNSRRLGRSLGIDLFLDKICNLNCLYCEVGRTITPTGRRDYYSDTDTILAEIDQFCSDTTRLADVDVVTVTASGEPTLHRDLGKILHFIKATTNKPLAVLTNGTTLSDPEVRAELLVADIVTPSLDSAREESFRKIDRPMQELHLSEILAGLQAFSHEYQGKLWLEILFVQGINDTDADIEALIAALRPMRIDRIQLNTVVRPPAESYAHAVSSQELSAIGARFQESLSLPVDLPFAPASQPDFPEQSPSALSHTANQEQTVQAIVEMLQRRPCTAADIDRTFHLQGPEKVERLLEPLIRSRSLQIQEHGGKRFYQIAS, encoded by the coding sequence ATGAATTGCATTTTCGGCCCGGTGAACTCCAGACGGCTTGGCCGGTCTCTGGGTATTGATCTCTTTTTAGATAAGATCTGTAATCTTAACTGTCTTTACTGTGAAGTCGGGCGAACAATCACGCCCACTGGCAGACGAGATTATTATTCTGATACAGATACCATCCTGGCTGAGATTGATCAATTCTGTAGCGACACAACTCGCCTCGCCGACGTTGATGTAGTCACGGTTACAGCATCAGGTGAACCGACGCTACATCGTGATCTTGGAAAAATCCTGCACTTTATCAAAGCAACCACAAATAAGCCGCTTGCAGTCCTCACCAACGGGACCACGCTTTCTGATCCCGAGGTTCGAGCTGAATTGCTTGTAGCCGATATTGTTACCCCTTCTCTTGATTCAGCGCGGGAAGAAAGTTTTCGCAAAATTGATCGCCCCATGCAAGAGCTGCATCTCAGCGAGATTCTCGCTGGACTGCAGGCTTTTTCCCATGAGTACCAGGGCAAACTCTGGCTGGAGATTCTTTTTGTCCAGGGAATAAACGATACGGATGCAGATATCGAAGCCCTTATAGCTGCATTACGGCCGATGCGTATTGACCGTATTCAGCTCAACACTGTTGTTCGCCCGCCTGCGGAATCCTATGCCCACGCAGTTTCTTCCCAGGAACTCTCCGCAATTGGTGCGCGTTTTCAAGAATCCCTTTCCCTGCCGGTCGATCTTCCCTTTGCACCGGCATCCCAACCTGATTTTCCCGAACAGTCTCCTTCTGCTCTCTCTCATACGGCGAATCAAGAGCAGACTGTTCAGGCTATTGTCGAAATGTTGCAGCGACGCCCCTGCACCGCTGCGGATATTGACCGGACCTTTCACTTGCAAGGTCCGGAAAAAGTTGAGCGTCTGCTCGAACCGTTGATCCGTTCCCGCTCCCTCCAAATTCAGGAGCATGGCGGCAAACGTTTCTATCAAATTGCTTCGTAA
- a CDS encoding Rne/Rng family ribonuclease, whose protein sequence is MTKNDSKEKSPPVRKAKKGAWWKSLTPEPSENPEEKKTPPRTARSSRAKSNKSAQVQTATSPVPAEPIQAALETEEASPQEEISAQPVVTELEITPSVMEPEASPLEPEPDSARTAVPATKSTEVQPEIPVEAFDAEKPLPVAETISEPPSQPAEETTDKEAASQEEAAPSPVKAEGQESPQQDEEPTEETAEPVAPKKRRSRRGGKKRNKQQTEAALTEQRAEEEQPITTTLESESEEELDSDQEASAEREESEKSVVFKLLVNAEEPEECRIALIEDGRLESFHVTTVDREPTKNNIYKGRIVSIEANLQAAFVDIGTGRNGFLPFNEIHPEYYRQDVNERVRSLIAQQQWKKLKIEDVMQRGQEVLVQVVKEVTGNKGANMTTYLSLPGRFLVLMPGSDSAGISRKIVGEERRAALREIMSQFDIPEGIGYIIRTASVDITHNALEKDIDSLLHLWQTIKHRGQTKEAPALVYEEQDTVVRFLRDQFNPEIQEILVDTQESKDNVNDFIETLPAKQRDVKVRLHRGNKPIFNQFNIEEQIESIFKPQVALPSGGSIVINPTEALVAIDVNSGRTSKNADFDETIFLANMEAAAELARQLRLRDLGGLIVVDFIDMRNKKHIREVERQVKASMKRDKAKVDISKISRFGLMQISRQKMGAPIEKGSYRTCEYCQGRGVVRSVETLALFYLRRIQTGITRKKVARVECRLPLDVAQYLLNKKRAELSDLEEKHRAKIDIIPRYEFKPADHQLDFLEADKDS, encoded by the coding sequence ATGACCAAGAACGATTCCAAAGAAAAATCCCCCCCTGTTCGCAAGGCCAAAAAAGGTGCCTGGTGGAAAAGTCTCACCCCCGAGCCCTCTGAAAACCCCGAGGAGAAAAAAACACCACCACGAACAGCGCGATCATCACGAGCCAAAAGCAATAAATCTGCTCAGGTTCAAACTGCCACGTCTCCGGTTCCTGCCGAGCCGATTCAGGCCGCACTTGAAACAGAAGAGGCGTCCCCCCAGGAAGAAATCTCCGCACAGCCTGTGGTTACAGAGCTTGAGATCACCCCTTCGGTCATGGAGCCGGAGGCCTCGCCTCTGGAGCCAGAGCCTGATTCTGCCCGGACCGCTGTACCGGCAACAAAATCCACCGAGGTACAGCCAGAGATACCTGTCGAGGCTTTTGATGCAGAGAAGCCCCTGCCCGTTGCTGAAACGATCTCCGAGCCCCCCAGCCAACCGGCTGAGGAGACCACGGACAAGGAGGCTGCTTCCCAAGAGGAAGCTGCGCCCAGCCCGGTAAAGGCCGAAGGTCAGGAATCCCCTCAACAAGATGAGGAGCCGACTGAAGAAACGGCTGAACCTGTTGCCCCCAAAAAACGACGTTCACGCCGTGGTGGGAAAAAACGCAACAAGCAACAGACCGAGGCAGCACTAACAGAGCAGCGTGCTGAAGAAGAGCAGCCCATCACGACCACTCTTGAATCGGAGAGCGAAGAAGAGCTCGACAGTGACCAGGAGGCGAGCGCAGAGAGAGAAGAATCAGAAAAATCTGTGGTTTTCAAATTGCTCGTTAACGCTGAAGAACCTGAAGAATGTCGTATTGCGCTGATTGAAGATGGTCGTTTGGAATCCTTCCACGTCACCACAGTTGACCGTGAACCCACCAAAAACAACATTTATAAGGGCCGCATTGTTTCCATTGAAGCCAATCTTCAGGCTGCCTTTGTAGATATTGGCACTGGACGCAATGGCTTTCTTCCCTTTAACGAAATCCACCCTGAATATTATCGTCAGGATGTCAATGAACGGGTACGCTCGCTGATTGCCCAACAGCAATGGAAAAAGCTGAAAATTGAAGATGTGATGCAACGCGGGCAGGAGGTCCTTGTCCAGGTGGTCAAAGAAGTCACCGGCAATAAGGGGGCGAACATGACCACCTACCTCTCTCTCCCGGGTCGTTTTTTAGTTCTCATGCCCGGGAGCGACAGCGCCGGTATCTCCCGCAAGATCGTGGGCGAAGAGCGTCGTGCTGCCCTGCGCGAAATCATGAGCCAGTTCGACATCCCCGAAGGGATCGGCTACATCATTCGCACTGCCTCTGTGGATATCACCCACAATGCCCTGGAAAAAGACATCGACTCCCTGTTGCACCTCTGGCAGACCATCAAACACCGAGGGCAAACCAAGGAAGCTCCTGCTCTGGTGTATGAAGAGCAGGATACGGTGGTGCGCTTCCTGCGAGATCAGTTCAACCCCGAGATTCAGGAAATCCTGGTGGACACCCAGGAGTCCAAGGATAACGTTAACGACTTTATCGAAACGCTCCCAGCGAAACAACGGGATGTTAAGGTTCGCCTGCACCGGGGGAACAAACCGATCTTCAATCAGTTCAATATTGAAGAACAGATTGAATCGATCTTCAAACCCCAGGTCGCCCTCCCCTCTGGTGGTTCGATTGTTATCAACCCCACAGAGGCCCTGGTCGCCATTGACGTCAACTCCGGCAGAACCTCAAAAAATGCCGATTTTGACGAGACTATTTTTCTGGCCAACATGGAGGCTGCCGCCGAGTTGGCACGCCAGCTGAGGCTCCGCGATCTTGGTGGACTGATCGTGGTCGATTTCATCGATATGCGGAACAAAAAGCATATTCGTGAAGTTGAACGCCAGGTCAAGGCGAGCATGAAACGGGATAAAGCCAAGGTCGATATCTCCAAAATCTCTCGCTTCGGCCTGATGCAGATCTCCCGACAAAAAATGGGTGCCCCCATTGAAAAAGGAAGCTACCGAACCTGCGAATACTGTCAGGGGCGCGGTGTAGTTCGTTCTGTAGAAACCCTGGCCTTGTTTTATCTGCGTCGTATCCAGACCGGCATCACCCGTAAGAAGGTTGCCCGGGTCGAATGCCGCTTGCCCCTGGATGTGGCTCAGTACCTGCTCAATAAAAAACGTGCCGAGCTGAGCGACCTGGAGGAGAAACATCGGGCGAAAATCGATATCATCCCCCGCTACGAATTCAAACCAGCCGACCATCAACTCGACTTTCTTGAAGCAGACAAAGACAGCTGA
- a CDS encoding IS701 family transposase, with product MLPDIRQNDYLYAIPKFELDRSDVTGLLTELKGFHEHFSDCFLRSELRDNFFRYMAGQFSQLERKSIEPIAFAVEGGKVRAMQRFISDARWDDERILDKYRSLINEDMGHPDGAIVFDESGFVKKGNDSIGVARQYCGTIGKVDNCQVGVFAAYTSPYGYALVDKRLYIPEHWFADEHSLKRKKCDLPDEITFKTKPQLAVEMLGEITSNQQLPFRYILADSVYATNPEFIEAAEAITGVTYLGQAPENTLCWPKKPSVIKKEYKYKGKHQSKKVLVDSTKEPISFKTLACSINDYFWYRRKVSEGTKGPIEYEFTKRRIVLARQGLPVKTIWLLVRRTLEKDPQYSYFISNAPVSTKLEKFVWLSGLRWSIEQCFEETKTELGMDQYEVRKFPGWHHHILTCMLAHYFLWHLKIRLGKKSSSYYAIAA from the coding sequence ATGTTGCCAGATATTCGTCAAAACGACTACTTGTATGCTATTCCGAAATTCGAGTTGGACAGAAGTGACGTAACTGGATTGCTCACTGAACTTAAAGGATTTCATGAACATTTTTCCGATTGTTTCCTTCGGAGTGAACTGCGAGATAACTTTTTTCGATACATGGCCGGACAATTCAGCCAACTTGAGCGTAAATCCATCGAACCCATTGCATTCGCGGTTGAAGGGGGCAAGGTCAGGGCAATGCAACGCTTCATATCCGATGCTCGCTGGGATGATGAGCGAATATTGGACAAATATCGTAGTCTAATTAATGAAGATATGGGGCACCCTGACGGCGCAATCGTTTTTGACGAAAGTGGTTTTGTGAAAAAAGGCAACGACTCTATTGGTGTTGCTCGGCAATACTGCGGCACCATCGGTAAGGTCGATAATTGTCAAGTCGGTGTTTTTGCCGCTTACACATCCCCCTATGGCTACGCTCTTGTTGATAAACGTCTTTATATACCTGAGCACTGGTTCGCGGACGAGCATTCCTTAAAACGAAAAAAATGTGATCTTCCCGATGAAATAACGTTTAAAACCAAACCACAATTGGCGGTTGAGATGCTTGGTGAGATTACCTCCAATCAGCAACTTCCATTTCGTTACATTCTTGCTGATTCTGTCTACGCAACCAATCCGGAGTTTATTGAGGCGGCAGAAGCCATTACAGGCGTGACTTACCTGGGGCAAGCACCAGAAAACACGCTCTGCTGGCCGAAGAAGCCGTCGGTCATCAAAAAAGAATACAAATATAAGGGCAAGCACCAGAGCAAAAAGGTCCTGGTAGACAGCACAAAAGAGCCGATCTCTTTCAAAACGCTCGCCTGTAGCATCAACGACTATTTTTGGTACCGAAGAAAGGTCTCTGAAGGGACCAAGGGCCCCATTGAGTATGAATTCACAAAACGACGGATCGTCCTTGCTCGCCAGGGGCTTCCCGTTAAGACCATCTGGCTGCTTGTGCGAAGAACTTTGGAAAAAGATCCTCAATATTCGTATTTTATTTCAAATGCGCCGGTCAGTACCAAGCTGGAAAAATTTGTTTGGTTAAGCGGCCTGCGGTGGTCCATAGAGCAATGCTTTGAAGAAACCAAGACGGAACTGGGAATGGATCAATATGAGGTGAGAAAATTTCCAGGGTGGCACCACCATATTTTGACTTGCATGCTTGCTCATTATTTTCTCTGGCACCTCAAAATCAGATTGGGAAAAAAAAGCTCCAGCTATTACGCCATCGCAGCTTAG
- a CDS encoding IS110 family transposase: MKRTIKNVGLDVHKNSIAISIADDDRHGEVRYYGTINNDLSQLDKVIRNLISEGGELRFVYEAGPCGYGIYRHLTGNGIDCTVVAPSKIPQQSGNRLKNDRRDSLTLVRFHRAGELTSVYVPTPEDEALRDLMRRIDATRALRVAKQQLSAFLLRHNVVYPGKSLWTKTYFNWLPTVAMPHPAQRIVLQEYIDTVTDTSNRVQRLTEQIRLQSQRSSRCELIKALQAMRGISLIVAATIASELGDLTRFETPGKLMAFLGLIPSEHSSGAKMKKGPITKNGK; encoded by the coding sequence ATGAAAAGGACGATAAAAAATGTCGGATTGGATGTCCACAAAAACTCCATAGCTATCAGTATTGCGGATGATGACCGCCATGGAGAGGTCAGGTATTACGGCACCATCAATAATGATCTGAGCCAATTAGACAAAGTCATCAGAAATCTCATTTCCGAAGGTGGGGAACTTCGATTTGTATACGAAGCGGGGCCTTGCGGTTACGGAATCTATCGGCACCTAACAGGCAACGGTATCGATTGCACAGTTGTTGCTCCTTCAAAAATACCTCAACAGAGCGGCAATCGTCTCAAAAACGACCGAAGAGATAGTCTCACTCTTGTTAGGTTTCACCGTGCTGGTGAACTCACCTCCGTCTATGTACCCACACCGGAAGACGAGGCTTTGCGGGATCTTATGCGACGAATAGATGCAACTCGGGCTCTGCGGGTAGCAAAGCAGCAACTGAGCGCATTTCTGCTCCGGCATAATGTTGTTTATCCTGGGAAATCGCTGTGGACCAAAACATATTTCAATTGGCTCCCAACCGTTGCGATGCCACATCCTGCGCAAAGGATTGTTCTGCAAGAGTATATCGATACGGTTACGGACACCAGCAACCGTGTTCAGCGACTTACCGAACAAATTCGACTACAATCCCAGCGAAGCAGCAGGTGCGAATTGATAAAAGCTCTACAGGCAATGCGTGGAATTTCACTGATCGTTGCAGCTACCATCGCTTCTGAGCTCGGCGACCTCACCCGCTTTGAAACACCTGGGAAACTTATGGCGTTCCTTGGCCTCATCCCCTCTGAGCATTCAAGTGGGGCAAAAATGAAAAAAGGGCCCATCACAAAAAACGGGAAATAG
- a CDS encoding response regulator — protein sequence MRPQEEATITFGQAETILLVEDEPGLLTMSRRMLEVLGYNVLPASTPGEAIQLTKEYDGKIHLFLTDVVMPEMNGRELIDQLLLIRPDTTYLFMSGYTADVIIHRGVSRKGDNFIQKPFSLTQIAAQIRTLLDGCEKTSSFQPQDTTSARLDSLPHS from the coding sequence ATGCGCCCCCAAGAAGAGGCAACAATCACATTCGGCCAGGCAGAGACCATCCTCCTGGTGGAAGATGAGCCAGGACTTCTTACGATGAGTCGAAGGATGTTAGAAGTCCTGGGATATAACGTTTTACCAGCAAGCACACCAGGTGAAGCCATACAACTCACCAAGGAGTACGATGGAAAAATCCACCTTTTCCTCACAGATGTCGTTATGCCGGAAATGAACGGAAGAGAACTCATTGATCAGCTGCTCCTGATTCGTCCAGACACCACGTATCTTTTCATGTCAGGGTATACTGCGGATGTGATTATTCATCGGGGCGTTTCGAGGAAGGGGGACAATTTCATTCAAAAACCATTTTCATTGACACAAATAGCCGCTCAAATCCGCACACTTCTGGATGGATGCGAAAAGACGTCTAGTTTTCAGCCGCAAGACACCACGTCAGCCCGACTTGACTCTTTGCCCCATTCTTAA